The following are encoded together in the Ovis canadensis isolate MfBH-ARS-UI-01 breed Bighorn chromosome 2, ARS-UI_OviCan_v2, whole genome shotgun sequence genome:
- the TMEM185B gene encoding transmembrane protein 185B, producing the protein MNPRGLFQDFNPSKFLIYACLLLFSVLLPLRLDGVIQWSYWAVFAPIWLWKLLVLAGASVGAGVWVRNPRYRTEGEACVEFKAMLIAVGIHLLLLMFEVLVCDRVERGTHFWLLVFMPLFFVSPVSVAACLWGFRHDRSLELEILCSVNILQFIFIALRLDRIIHWPWLVVFVPLWILMSFLCLVVLYYIVWSLLFLRSLDVVAEQRRTHVTMAICWITIVVPLLIFEVLLVHRLDGHNMFSYISIFVPLWLSLITLMATTFRRKGGNHWWFGIRRDFCQFLLEIFPFLREYGNISYDLHHEDSEDAEETSAPEAPKIAPMFGKKARVVITQSPGKYVPPPPKLNIDMPD; encoded by the coding sequence ATGAACCCCAGGGGCCTATTCCAGGACTTCAACCCGAGTAAGTTCCTCATCTACGCTTGCCTGCTGCTCTTCTCAGTGCTGCTGCCCCTCCGACTGGACGGCGTCATCCAATGGAGCTACTGGGCCGTGTTCGCCCCCATCTGGTTGTGGAAGCTTCTGGTCCTCGCGGGCGCCTCTGTCGGCGCGGGCGTTTGGGTGCGAAACCCGCGCTACCGCACGGAGGGAGAGGCCTGTGTGGAGTTCAAGGCCATGCTGATTGCCGTAGGCATCCACCTGCTGCTGCTCATGTTCGAGGTCCTGGTCTGCGATCGGGTGGAGCGGGGGACCCACTTCTGGCTGCTGGTCTTCATGCCGCTCTTCTTTGTGTCCCCGGTGTCCGTGGCCGCCTGCCTTTGGGGCTTCCGACACGACCGGTCCCTGGAGCTGGAGATCCTGTGCTCCGTCAACATCCTGCAGTTCATCTTCATCGCCCTCAGGCTGGACCGGATCATCCACTGGCCGTGGCTGGTGGTGTTTGTGCCACTGTGGATCCTCATGTCATTCCTTTGCCTGGTGGTCCTCTATTACATCGTCTGGTCCCTCCTGTTCCTGCGCTCCCTGGATGTGGTTGCTGAGCAGCGAAGAACCCACGTGACCATGGCCATCTGCTGGATAACCATCGTGGTGCCGCTGCTCATTTTCGAGGTTCTGCTGGTGCACAGGCTAGATGGACACAACATGTTCTCCTACATCTCCATATTCGTCCCCCTTTGGCTCTCATTAATCACATTAATGGCCACAACGTTTAGGCGAAAAGGGGGCAACCATTGGTGGTTTGGTATTCGCAGAGATTTCTGTCAGTTTCTGCTtgaaattttcccatttttaagaGAATATGGGAACATTTCCTATGATCTACATCATGAAGATAGTGAAGATGCTGAAGAAACATCGGCTCCAGAAGCTCCTAAAATTGCTCCAATGTTTGGAAAGAAGGCCAGGGTGGTGATAACACAGAGCCCTGGGAAAtatgtccccccaccccccaagttAAATATTGACATGCCTGATTAA